The following coding sequences are from one Mesorhizobium onobrychidis window:
- a CDS encoding DUF922 domain-containing Zn-dependent protease, whose protein sequence is MMKRSLLCALMLAFSALPAGTASLVKTYSYFSIGGRTLDDIGTQLTKLGPQVKSTGMRHPGATQMAFTTRISYAEKSNSCAIADANVTLKVKVILPEWRRSRKADAGVRLFWDTLSADIKRHEDRHVEIAKNHARDLEDALKATYPQKTCQEAKAKAAEIAAAILAKHDRAQMQFDRVETINFESRILRLLRYRMERVENGRLPG, encoded by the coding sequence ATGATGAAACGATCACTGCTTTGCGCCCTGATGCTCGCTTTTTCCGCCTTGCCGGCGGGCACGGCGAGTTTGGTAAAGACATATAGCTACTTTAGCATCGGCGGCAGGACGCTCGATGATATCGGAACCCAGCTTACGAAACTTGGGCCCCAGGTAAAAAGTACAGGGATGCGGCATCCAGGCGCCACGCAGATGGCGTTCACCACCCGCATCAGCTATGCGGAAAAATCGAATTCCTGCGCGATTGCTGACGCCAACGTCACCCTTAAAGTCAAGGTGATCCTTCCCGAGTGGCGCCGCTCGCGCAAGGCTGATGCGGGCGTAAGGCTGTTTTGGGATACATTGTCCGCCGACATCAAGCGCCATGAGGACCGCCATGTCGAGATCGCCAAGAACCATGCCCGCGACCTCGAGGATGCGCTGAAGGCGACCTATCCGCAGAAGACATGCCAGGAGGCCAAGGCCAAGGCCGCGGAGATCGCCGCCGCTATTCTTGCCAAGCACGACCGGGCCCAGATGCAATTCGATCGCGTCGAAACCATCAATTTCGAAAGCCGCATCCTGCGGCTGCTGCGCTATCGCATGGAGCGCGTCGAGAACGGCCGGCTGCCGGGTTAG
- the folB gene encoding dihydroneopterin aldolase — protein sequence MYVIRMKNCAFFARHGVLDEEETLGQRFYVDAALTVEPGRALVDDSIEDTVHYGVAFGVIEKIITGERRFLIEALALEVARALTARFPQIKKAEITVRKPNAPVPGVLDHVEVTVVWPE from the coding sequence ATGTATGTCATACGCATGAAGAACTGCGCTTTCTTCGCCCGGCACGGCGTGCTGGATGAGGAGGAGACGCTCGGCCAGCGCTTCTATGTCGACGCCGCGCTCACCGTCGAACCCGGCCGCGCGCTGGTCGATGATTCCATCGAGGATACCGTCCACTATGGTGTCGCCTTCGGGGTAATCGAAAAGATCATAACCGGGGAGAGGCGCTTTCTGATAGAAGCGCTGGCGCTGGAGGTGGCCCGGGCGCTAACGGCCCGGTTTCCCCAGATCAAAAAGGCCGAGATTACCGTGCGCAAGCCGAACGCTCCGGTGCCCGGTGTGCTCGATCATGTCGAGGTGACCGTTGTCTGGCCCGAATAA
- a CDS encoding DUF924 family protein, which produces MIELDERALSVTKFWRDAGEDAWFEKNDAFDAEFRDRFLDLHYAAARRVCDDWSEHAEGSLALMILLDQFPRNCFRGTGHMYATDPLARHFAEKAIAAGQDLALDEELRVFLYLPYEHSEHLADQLKSVDLTTAKAQSYLKYAVEHLEIIQRFGRFPHRNRMLGRETTPEEQVFLDGGGFSG; this is translated from the coding sequence ATGATCGAACTGGACGAGCGCGCGCTCTCCGTCACCAAATTCTGGCGTGACGCAGGGGAAGACGCATGGTTCGAGAAGAATGACGCCTTCGACGCGGAGTTCCGCGATCGGTTTCTCGACTTGCACTATGCTGCCGCGCGGCGTGTATGCGACGACTGGTCGGAGCATGCCGAAGGCTCACTGGCGCTGATGATCCTGCTCGACCAGTTCCCGCGAAACTGCTTTCGCGGCACCGGCCATATGTATGCCACCGACCCGCTGGCAAGGCATTTTGCCGAAAAGGCGATCGCCGCCGGCCAGGATCTGGCGCTCGACGAAGAGCTGCGCGTCTTCCTCTATCTGCCTTATGAGCATTCGGAGCATCTCGCCGACCAGCTCAAATCAGTGGACCTCACTACCGCCAAAGCCCAATCCTATCTGAAATATGCGGTCGAGCACCTGGAGATCATTCAGCGCTTCGGCCGCTTTCCGCATCGAAACAGGATGCTTGGCCGCGAGACGACGCCGGAGGAACAGGTGTTCCTCGACGGGGGCGGATTTTCCGGCTGA
- a CDS encoding NAD(P)/FAD-dependent oxidoreductase: MTDITRTDVLIVGAGPVGLFAVFELGLFDMKCHLIDILDRPGGQCAELYPEKPIYDIPGWPSISAQGLVDRLLEQIAPFKPDFTFNRMVSSLEKLEDGSFRVITDENEVFEAKVVVIAAGGGSFQPKRPPIPGIELYEGKSVFYSVRRMEEFRGHDLVIVGGGDSALDWTLNLQPVAKSVTLVHRRPEFRAAPDSVNKMYAMQEMKELDFQVGQVTGLSGADGQLSSATIKGPSGDIEVPCTRMLPFFGLTMKLGPIAEWGLNLHENMIPVDTEKFQTSVPGIFAVGDINWYPGKLKLILSGFHEVALMAQAAKRIVSPGERIVFQYTTSSTSLQKKLGVAG, from the coding sequence ATGACCGATATCACCAGGACGGACGTATTGATTGTCGGGGCGGGGCCTGTCGGCCTGTTCGCCGTGTTCGAACTCGGCCTCTTCGACATGAAATGCCATCTGATCGACATACTCGATCGGCCCGGCGGGCAATGCGCCGAACTCTATCCGGAAAAGCCGATCTACGACATTCCCGGCTGGCCATCGATTTCGGCGCAGGGCCTGGTCGACAGACTGCTTGAGCAGATCGCGCCGTTCAAGCCCGACTTCACCTTCAACCGCATGGTCTCAAGCCTCGAAAAGCTCGAGGACGGCAGCTTTCGCGTGATCACCGACGAGAACGAGGTGTTTGAAGCCAAGGTTGTGGTTATCGCCGCCGGCGGCGGCTCATTCCAGCCGAAGCGGCCGCCGATCCCGGGCATCGAGCTTTATGAGGGCAAGAGCGTCTTCTACTCGGTTCGTCGGATGGAGGAATTTCGCGGCCACGACCTGGTCATCGTCGGTGGCGGCGATTCGGCGCTCGACTGGACACTGAACCTGCAGCCGGTGGCCAAGAGCGTGACGCTGGTCCACCGGCGGCCGGAGTTTCGCGCGGCGCCCGACAGCGTCAACAAGATGTACGCCATGCAGGAGATGAAGGAACTGGATTTCCAGGTCGGGCAGGTGACGGGATTATCCGGCGCCGACGGCCAGCTTTCCTCCGCGACCATCAAAGGCCCCAGCGGCGATATCGAGGTGCCGTGCACGCGGATGCTGCCGTTCTTCGGCTTGACCATGAAGCTCGGACCGATCGCCGAGTGGGGGCTCAATCTTCACGAGAACATGATCCCGGTCGACACCGAGAAATTCCAGACATCGGTACCGGGCATCTTCGCCGTCGGCGACATCAACTGGTACCCCGGCAAGCTGAAGCTGATCCTGTCGGGCTTCCATGAGGTCGCCCTGATGGCGCAGGCAGCCAAGCGCATCGTCAGCCCCGGCGAGCGCATCGTATTCCAGTATACGACGTCGTCGACCAGCCTGCAGAAGAAGCTCGGCGTTGCCGGCTGA
- a CDS encoding Hpt domain-containing protein, which translates to MRGENGIAFSMPGGDVSGTAGSRPVDLAHLARQTMGDRSLEQEVLALFVQQALSVRDRIVDADVRQRLLLAHGLKGSARGVGAFAIADCASAIELQPEDTNTLKRLGALIEEVRDFVAAISR; encoded by the coding sequence ATGCGTGGCGAAAACGGCATTGCCTTCTCGATGCCCGGCGGCGACGTGTCGGGAACGGCCGGGTCGCGGCCGGTGGACCTGGCGCATCTGGCGCGCCAGACGATGGGCGACCGCAGCCTCGAACAGGAGGTGCTGGCGCTGTTCGTGCAGCAGGCGCTGTCGGTTCGCGACAGGATCGTCGACGCCGATGTGAGGCAAAGACTGCTTCTGGCGCACGGGCTGAAAGGTTCGGCGCGCGGCGTCGGCGCCTTCGCTATTGCCGATTGCGCCAGCGCGATCGAACTTCAGCCTGAAGATACCAATACCCTCAAGCGGCTTGGCGCCCTGATCGAAGAAGTCCGCGATTTCGTCGCCGCCATCAGCCGTTAA
- the folK gene encoding 2-amino-4-hydroxy-6-hydroxymethyldihydropteridine diphosphokinase, which translates to MSGPNNTVYLSLGGNLGDPARSMGAALRMLDADENTRVVIVSSLYRTPPWGKLDQPDFLNAAAEISTVLAPHALLDLCLDVERRLKRVREERWGPRLIDIDILVFGDRIIHETGLEVPHPRMLERAFVLAPLAEIAPDLTVDGRSVAERLAALDSAGIEQLPSSRDWWLT; encoded by the coding sequence TTGTCTGGCCCGAATAATACTGTCTACCTCAGCCTTGGCGGCAATCTCGGCGATCCGGCAAGGTCGATGGGCGCTGCGCTGCGCATGCTGGATGCCGACGAGAACACGCGCGTCGTTATAGTCTCCTCGCTTTACCGCACACCACCCTGGGGCAAGCTCGACCAGCCGGATTTTCTCAATGCGGCTGCCGAAATTTCGACTGTGCTCGCACCACATGCTTTGCTCGATCTCTGCCTCGATGTAGAGCGCAGGCTGAAGCGGGTGCGCGAGGAGCGCTGGGGTCCACGCCTGATCGACATCGACATTCTGGTGTTCGGCGATCGGATCATCCACGAAACCGGGCTGGAAGTGCCACATCCGCGCATGCTGGAGCGCGCTTTTGTTCTGGCGCCGCTGGCCGAGATCGCGCCTGACCTCACCGTGGACGGCAGAAGCGTGGCGGAGCGGCTTGCCGCTCTCGACAGCGCCGGCATCGAGCAATTGCCGTCCAGCCGGGATTGGTGGCTGACCTAA
- a CDS encoding 2Fe-2S iron-sulfur cluster-binding protein, translating to MTKLTFIAHDGTHFDVDAENGSTVMENAIRNAVPGIEAECGGACACATCHVYVDEAWTAEVGEPEAMEEDMLDFAYDVQPNSRLSCQIKVRDALDGLVVRVPARQG from the coding sequence ATGACCAAGCTGACCTTCATCGCCCATGACGGCACACATTTTGACGTGGATGCCGAAAATGGCTCGACCGTCATGGAGAACGCGATCCGCAACGCGGTGCCGGGGATCGAGGCCGAATGTGGTGGCGCCTGCGCCTGCGCGACCTGCCACGTCTATGTCGACGAGGCATGGACGGCGGAAGTCGGCGAGCCGGAAGCGATGGAAGAGGACATGCTGGACTTCGCCTACGACGTCCAGCCGAACTCACGGCTTTCCTGTCAGATCAAGGTGCGCGACGCTCTCGACGGCCTGGTTGTGCGCGTGCCCGCCCGCCAAGGCTAA
- the folP gene encoding dihydropteroate synthase yields MTTGRWQLAHGRHLDLGGKAVIVGILNITPDSFSDGALFLAPEQAMAQARRMVKEGASVIDVGGESTRPGASPVAVEEEQARVLPVIEALARLGKALISVDTYREDTARLAVAAGAHIVNDVWGLQREPGVARIAAETGAGLVIMHTGRDRQKLPDVIEDQFSFLRKSLEIARRSGVADDQIVLDPGFGFAKETAEENLDLMARFSELDALGFPLMAGTSRKRFIGAVTGRDASARGAGTAATSVILRLKGAQLFRVHDVAINVDALALADAMLARETTA; encoded by the coding sequence ATGACGACAGGGCGATGGCAGCTGGCGCATGGACGTCATCTCGACCTCGGCGGCAAGGCGGTGATCGTCGGTATCCTCAATATCACGCCGGACAGCTTTTCCGACGGGGCGCTGTTCTTAGCGCCCGAACAGGCGATGGCCCAGGCGCGCCGGATGGTGAAAGAGGGGGCCTCCGTCATTGACGTCGGTGGGGAGTCGACACGTCCCGGCGCATCTCCGGTAGCCGTCGAGGAAGAGCAGGCCCGCGTGCTGCCTGTCATCGAGGCGCTCGCCAGGCTTGGCAAGGCGCTGATTTCGGTCGACACCTATCGCGAGGACACCGCCCGGCTTGCCGTCGCTGCCGGCGCCCATATCGTCAACGATGTCTGGGGCCTGCAGCGCGAACCGGGCGTCGCGCGCATCGCTGCCGAGACCGGCGCCGGGCTGGTCATCATGCACACCGGACGTGACAGGCAAAAACTGCCCGACGTGATCGAGGATCAATTTTCCTTCCTCAGGAAGTCACTGGAAATCGCCCGACGAAGCGGCGTTGCCGACGACCAAATCGTGCTCGATCCGGGCTTCGGCTTCGCCAAGGAAACAGCGGAAGAAAATCTCGACCTGATGGCACGGTTTTCCGAACTCGATGCCTTGGGCTTTCCGCTGATGGCGGGTACGTCGCGAAAGCGCTTCATCGGCGCCGTCACCGGCCGCGATGCCTCGGCCAGGGGCGCCGGAACAGCGGCGACGAGCGTCATACTGAGGCTCAAGGGCGCGCAGCTTTTTCGCGTCCACGATGTCGCAATCAATGTGGATGCGCTGGCGCTTGCCGATGCTATGCTGGCGCGTGAAACCACCGCATAG